In Musa acuminata AAA Group cultivar baxijiao chromosome BXJ3-11, Cavendish_Baxijiao_AAA, whole genome shotgun sequence, one DNA window encodes the following:
- the LOC103970105 gene encoding glucan endo-1,3-beta-glucosidase 10: MALAFLTLLALLLALAWLTLPASATSASFVGVNYGRLGDDLPPPQAVPRLITSIGIGRVRIYDADPAVLHAFANTGIELVVGLPDSCLPAMAADPDEALAWARANIQAYLPATKIVAVTVGNEVLTNAHDTGFALARCLVPAMEALHSALATLGLDGVVAVTTAHSLAVLATPSYPPSAAVFRRELLPYICPLIAFHARTGSPFFANAYPYFAYQRDPSQIALEYALLDPSAASITDPGSGLRYANLLHAQVDAVYHAIAAAGGDAGKRVEVRVSETGWPSAGDPDEIGATPENAGKYNSNLIRLVCQKKGTPLVPGTPLRAYIFALFNENQKEGPKSERNYGLFKADGTPAYHLDIKMPPEDDTTSGGGSESGGGDGGYEGEPDGASSSGYFGISSAAQQWRTKASVAAAAAVAAIILHLPSLGGFDS; encoded by the exons ATGGCATTGGCCTTCCTCACTCTTCTCGCCTTGCTCCTCGCCCTCGCGTGGTTAACCCTCCCCGCCTCCGCCACCTCCGCCTCCTTTGTGGGCGTCAATTACGGGCGTCTCGGCGACGACCTCCCTCCTCCCCAGGCCGTCCCCCGCCTCATCACCTCCATCGGCATCGGCCGCGTCCGCATCTACGACGCCGACCCCGCCGTTCTCCACGCCTTTGCTAACACCGGCATCGAGCTCGTCGTCGGCCTCCCCGACAGCTGCCTTCCCGCGATGGCCGCCGACCCCGACGAGGCTCTTGCCTGGGCCCGCGCTAACATCCAGGCCTACCTCCCTGCTACCAAGATCGTCGCCGTTACCGTCGGCAACGAGGTGCTCACCAATGCCCACGATACCGGCTTCGCCCTCGCCCGCTGCCTCGTCCCCGCCATGGAGGCGCTCCACTCCGCCCTCGCCACCCTCGGCCTCGACGGCGTCGTCGCCGTGACCACCGCACACTCCCTGGCCGTGCTCGCCACGCCATCCTACCCGCCCTCGGCCGCCGTGTTCCGCCGCGAACTCCTCCCCTACATCTGCCCCCTCATCGCCTTCCACGCCCGCACCGGCTCCCCGTTCTTCGCCAACGCGTACCCCTACTTCGCTTACCAGCGGGATCCCTCCCAGATAGCGCTCGAGTACGCCCTCCTCGACCCCAGCGCCGCCAGCATCACCGACCCCGGGTCCGGCCTCCGCTACGCCAACTTGCTCCACGCGCAGGTCGACGCCGTCTACCACGCCATTGCCGCGGCCGGTGGCGATGCCGGGAAGCGGGTTGAGGTGAGGGTATCGGAAACAGGGTGGCCGTCGGCAGGTGACCCGGACGAGATCGGGGCCACGCCGGAGAACGCCGGCAAATACAACAGTAACCTGATCCGATTGGTGTGCCAGAAGAAGGGTACGCCGCTGGTGCCCGGGACGCCCCTCCGGGCGTACATCTTCGCTCTCTTCAATGAGAACCAGAAGGAGGGGCCGAAATCGGAGAGGAATTACGGGCTCTTCAAGGCCGACGGCACACCCGCCTACCATCTCGACATCAAGATGCCGCCGGAGGACGACACCACCTCGGGCGGAGGCAGCGAAAGCGGCGGAGGCGACGGAGGCTACGAGGGCGAGCCCGACGGCGCGTCCTCCTCGGGCTACTTCGGCATCTCCTCCGCAGCG CAACAATGGAGGACGAAGGCTtcagtggcggcggcggcggcggtcgcAGCTATTATCTTGCATCTGCCTTCTTTGGGTGGCTTTGACAGCTGA
- the LOC135653208 gene encoding putative pentatricopeptide repeat-containing protein At3g49142: protein MGRLNRIMLTRATVVAAPTVLYVSRETKHRRLLFLPRAISHYSHELTAPIDADGGGDYEGGNAALIQALDDCRSPRTLRSLHSRLLHRPRLLSDPAVQIKLMRALASCGDPHGARRVFDGAPHKNAVFFNVMIRSYVNHGLYGHAFRLFADMSLRHHVRPDNYTFPCVLKACAASDHLAGGLQLHGAVTKLGLDTNIFVGNTLIALYWRCGGLSDALRVFDEMPTKDVVSWNAMIAGYAQNGQYDRAIELCEKMVALRKPKPDAGTMASILPAMSNTNQSAMSNTNQTDIHLIRKMFDEMGKKDLVSWNAMIAIYANNSMSAEAVELFSRMEMAGVEPDAVTLASVLPACGDLSALSLGKKIHEVIERKRMLPNLVLENALVDAYANCGSLEAAREVFDGMNGKDVVSWTSIVSAYGMHGHGKKAIALFEQMRKSGLKPDPVAFISILSACSHSGLLNEGKYYFKCMTECYHFVPRIEHYACMVDLLGRSGHVDEAYDFILKMPIKPNERVWGALLGACRVHSNMEIGLAAADHLFKLVPEQSGYYVLLSNIYARAGRWEDVVSVRNLMTNKGIKKLPGCSNVELWNKVHTFHIGDRSHPQSKEIYEKLDVLMRRLKELGYVTETETALHDVEEEDKEGHLLVHSEKLAIAFVLVNTTPKTPIRITMNLRMCGDCHRAAKLISSIAEREIIIKDTTIFHHFEHGVCACGDYW from the coding sequence ATGGGAAGGCTTAATCGTATCATGTTGACGAGGGCCACCGTCGTTGCTGCTCCCACTGTCCTCTACGTATCCAGAGAGACCAAACATCGAAGACTCCTCTTTCTCCCCCGCGCCATCTCCCACTACTCCCACGAACTCACCGCGCCCATCGACGCCGACGGAGGCGGCGACTATGAAGGCGGCAATGCCGCCTTAATCCAAGCTCTGGATGACTGCCGCTCCCCGCGCACCCTGCGGTCCCTCCACTCCCGCCTCCTCCACCGCCCGCGTCTCCTCTCGGACCCTGCCGTCCAGATCAAGCTCATGCGCGCCCTCGCCTCGTGCGGAGACCCCCACGGGGCCCGCCGCGTGTTCGACGGTGCGCCCCATAAGAACGCCGTCTTCTTCAACGTCATGATCCGGAGCTACGTCAACCACGGGCTCTACGGCCACGCCTTCCGCCTCTTCGCCGACATGTCCCTGCGCCATCACGTGAGGCCCGACAATTACACATTCCCTTGCGTCCTCAAGGCCTGCGCTGCCTCCGACCACCTCGCCGGCGGGCTTCAACTCCACGGAGCAGTCACCAAGCTTGGCCTCGACACCAATATCTTCGTGGGCAACACGCTTATCGCCTTGTACTGGAGGTGCGGGGGATTGTCAGACGCCTTACGCGTGTTCGATGAAATGCCGACTAAGGATGTTGTGTCTTGGAACGCGATGATTGCTGGGTATGCACAGAACGGCCAGTACGACCGTGCTATCGAGCTCTGCGAGAAGATGGTTGCACTGCGGAAGCCGAAACCTGATGCCGGTACTATGGCGAGTATCTTGCCTGCTATGTCAAACACCAATCAGAGTGCTATGTCAAACACCAATCAGACCGATATACATCTTATAAGAAAAATGTTCGACGAAATGGGTAAGAAAGATTTGGTTTCTTGGAACGCGATGATTGCAATATATGCAAATAATTCGATGTCAGCAGAGGCAGTAGAGCTCTTCTCAAGGATGGAGATGGCTGGAGTAGAACCCGACGCGGTTACGCTTGCCAGTGTTCTGCCTGCTTGTGGTGACTTGTCGgctctctctcttggaaagaaaaTACATGAAGTTATCGAGAGGAAAAGAATGCTCCCCAATCTGGTGCTGGAGAATGCTCTGGTGGATGCGTACGCCAACTGTGGAAGTTTGGAGGCTGCAAGGGAGGTGTTTGATGGTATGAACGGGAAGGACGTTGTCTCTTGGACTTCCATCGTATCAGCCTATGGGATGCACGGGCATGGAAAGAAAGCCATCGCTCTCTTTGAGCAGATGCGGAAATCAGGCCTGAAACCTGATCCTGTTGCCTTTATCTCGATTCTTTCTGCTTGCAGTCATTCGGGACTGCTGAACGAGGGAAAATACTACTTCAAGTGTATGACAGAATGCTATCATTTTGTTCCAAGGATCGAGCACTATGCTTGCATGGTGGACCTCCTAGGCCGTTCTGGACATGTTGATGAGGCTTATGATTTCATTCTGAAGATGCCCATAAAGCCAAACGAGAGAGTGTGGGGGGCATTATTAGGTGCTTGCAGGGTGCATTCAAACATGGAAATCGGGTTGGCTGCTGCAGATCATTTATTCAAATTAGTTCCGGAGCAATCTGGCTATTATGTGCTTTTGTCCAATATCTATGCTAGAGCTGGAAGGTGGGAAGATGTTGTGTCGGTGAGGAATTTGATGACCAACAAAGGAATCAAGAAACTGCCTGGCTGTAGTAATGTTGAGCTTTGGAACAAGGTACATACCTTTCATATAGGTGATAGGTCGCACCCACAATCTAAAGAAATCTATGAGAAATTGGATGTTCTAATGAGGAGGCTGAAGGAGTTGGGATATGTTACTGAGACCGAGACTGCTCTTCATGACGTTGAGGAGGAAGACAAGGAGGGTCATCTTTTGGTGCATAGTGAAAAGCTAGCAATCGCCTTTGTGCTCGTAAATACTACCCCAAAAACCCCAATCAGGATAACGATGAACCTTCGGATGTGCGGGGATTGTCACCGTGCTGCGAAGCTCATTTCGAGCATTGCTGAGCGCGAGATTATCATCAAGGATACTACGATATTTCACCATTTTGAGCATGGGGTTTGCGCATGTGGAGATTATTGGTGA
- the LOC135653211 gene encoding protein SMALL AUXIN UP-REGULATED RNA 51-like, whose protein sequence is MAIGKGNKLPQAAAIKQMLKRCSSLGRKQGLDEQLPGDVPKGHFAVYVGEKRSRFIVPISYLKRPEFQSLLRQAEEEFGFDHDMGLTIPCEEVVFRSLTSVLR, encoded by the coding sequence ATGGCCATCGGGAAGGGCAACAAGCTTCCGCAGGCGGCGGCCATCAAGCAGATGCTGAAGAGGTGCTCGAGCCTGGGGAGGAAGCAGGGCCTGGACGAGCAGCTGCCGGGGGACGTGCCCAAGGGCCACTTCGCGGTGTACGTGGGGGAGAAGCGGAGCCGCTTCATCGTGCCCATCTCCTACCTGAAGCGGCCCGAGTTCCAGAGCCTCCTCCGCCAGGCCGAGGAGGAGTTCGGCTTCGACCACGACATGGGGCTCACCATCCCCTGCGAGGAGGTCGTCTTCCGTTCCCTCACCTCCGTGCTCCGGTGA